In one window of Bradyrhizobium sp. AZCC 1721 DNA:
- a CDS encoding DUF983 domain-containing protein, protein METVNAATTWTRDTAQTEKRDLWTAMKRGFRCRCPRCGEGKMFRAFLKTADNCSKCGLDFTPHRADDLPAYLVIVIVGHIVVPAALWIETNYSPAVWLQLAMYLPATLVSSLVLLQPIKGAVVGIQWALRMHGFDENAPSDIPPV, encoded by the coding sequence ATGGAAACGGTGAACGCCGCGACGACATGGACCCGGGACACCGCGCAGACCGAGAAGCGCGACCTCTGGACCGCGATGAAGCGCGGCTTCCGTTGCCGCTGTCCGCGTTGCGGCGAGGGCAAGATGTTTCGCGCTTTCCTGAAGACTGCCGATAATTGCTCGAAGTGCGGGCTCGATTTTACCCCGCACCGCGCCGACGATCTGCCGGCCTACCTCGTTATCGTCATCGTCGGCCACATCGTGGTGCCGGCGGCGCTGTGGATCGAAACCAACTACTCGCCCGCGGTGTGGCTGCAACTGGCGATGTATCTGCCGGCGACGCTCGTCTCCTCGCTCGTTCTGCTGCAGCCCATCAAGGGCGCGGTGGTCGGCATTCAATGGGCGCTGCGCATGCACGGCTTTGACGAAAATGCCCCTAGCGACATCCCGCCGGTCTAG
- the rpmG gene encoding 50S ribosomal protein L33, protein MAKAVTIKVKLVSSADTGFYYVAKKNSRTMTDKLVKKKYDPVARKHVEFREAKIK, encoded by the coding sequence ATGGCCAAAGCGGTCACCATCAAGGTCAAGCTCGTTTCCTCGGCGGATACCGGCTTCTATTACGTCGCCAAGAAGAACTCGCGCACCATGACCGACAAGCTGGTCAAGAAGAAGTACGATCCGGTCGCGCGCAAGCACGTCGAGTTTCGCGAAGCGAAGATCAAGTAA
- a CDS encoding PleD family two-component system response regulator: MSARILVVDDVPANVKLLEARLSAEYFDVLTASNGAEALDLCSRSECDIILLDVMMPDMDGFEVCRRLKSNPATHFIPVVIVTALDSPSDRVRGLEAGADDFLTKPVSDIVLIARVRSLTRLKMMTDELRMRAITSLEIGMEAPERSAIADKGVGGRILLVDDRPSSYERLAPILAAEHTVDVEINPAEALFHAADGNYDLLIVSLSLENYDGLRLCSQARSLERTRQLPILAISDADNNARLLRGLEIGVNDYLLRPVDKNELLARARTQIRKRRYTDHLRDNVQNSIEMAITDALTGLHNRRYMESHLSTLVEQASGRGKPLALMILDIDFFKSINDTYGHDAGDDVLREFAVRIRKSIRGIDLACRYGGEEFVIVMPETDLTVAGMVAERLRRSIASETFAVNKGTKRIDVTISIGLATLDHKGEPVADVLKRADTALYRAKHDGRNRVVSAAA, encoded by the coding sequence ATGTCTGCGCGTATCCTTGTCGTCGATGACGTTCCGGCGAACGTCAAGCTGCTGGAAGCCCGGCTGTCGGCCGAGTATTTCGACGTGCTGACCGCTTCCAACGGCGCCGAGGCGCTCGACCTCTGCTCGCGCTCCGAATGCGACATCATCCTGCTCGACGTCATGATGCCGGACATGGACGGCTTCGAGGTCTGTCGCCGGCTGAAATCCAACCCGGCGACCCATTTCATTCCTGTCGTGATCGTCACCGCGCTTGACAGCCCGTCCGATCGCGTCCGCGGGCTGGAAGCCGGGGCCGACGATTTTCTCACCAAGCCGGTGTCCGACATCGTTCTGATCGCGCGCGTTCGGTCACTGACGCGGCTGAAGATGATGACCGATGAGCTGCGCATGCGCGCCATCACCTCGCTCGAGATCGGCATGGAAGCGCCCGAGCGCAGCGCGATTGCCGACAAGGGCGTCGGCGGGCGGATCCTGCTTGTCGACGACCGGCCGTCGTCCTACGAGCGGCTGGCGCCGATCCTTGCCGCCGAGCACACCGTCGACGTCGAAATCAATCCAGCGGAAGCGCTGTTTCACGCCGCTGACGGCAACTACGATTTGCTGATCGTCTCTCTCAGCCTGGAAAATTACGACGGCCTGCGGCTGTGCAGCCAGGCGCGCTCGCTGGAGCGCACCCGCCAGTTGCCCATTCTCGCCATCTCCGATGCCGACAATAACGCGCGGCTGCTGCGCGGGCTCGAAATCGGCGTCAACGACTATCTCCTGCGCCCCGTCGACAAGAACGAATTGCTGGCGCGGGCGCGCACCCAGATCCGCAAGCGGCGCTATACCGACCACCTGCGCGACAACGTGCAGAACTCGATCGAAATGGCGATCACCGACGCGCTGACCGGGCTGCACAACCGCCGCTACATGGAAAGCCATCTCTCGACGCTCGTCGAGCAGGCCTCGGGCCGCGGCAAGCCGCTCGCGCTGATGATCCTCGACATCGACTTCTTCAAATCCATCAACGACACCTACGGCCACGACGCCGGCGACGACGTGCTGCGCGAGTTCGCCGTGCGCATCCGCAAGTCGATCCGCGGCATCGATCTCGCCTGCCGCTATGGCGGCGAGGAATTCGTCATCGTGATGCCGGAAACCGACCTGACCGTCGCCGGCATGGTCGCCGAGCGCCTGCGCCGCTCGATCGCCAGCGAAACCTTTGCCGTCAACAAGGGCACCAAGCGGATCGACGTCACGATCTCGATCGGCCTGGCGACGCTGGACCACAAGGGCGAGCCGGTCGCCGACGTGCTCAAGCGCGCCGACACCGCGCTGTATCGCGCCAAGCACGACGGACGCAACCGGGTGGTATCAGCGGCGGCCTGA
- a CDS encoding LLM class flavin-dependent oxidoreductase, translating into MAQRQLKLGAFMRPVSIHTGAWRYPGAWPDANFNFPRIKQLIQKLEAGKFDAFFMADHLAVLNMPINALKRSHTVTSFEPFTLLSALSAVTEHIGLIATGSTTFDEPYHVARRFASLDHISGGRAGWNIVTTSNPDAALNFGLDDHMEHAERYKRAREFYDVVTGLWDSFADDAFVRDVEQGLYFDPAKMHVLNHKGKYLSVRGPLNIARPVQGWPLIVQAGASEDGKQLAAETAEAVFTGGGSLADGQKLYADIKGRMEKIGRDPEHLKILPGAFVIVGDSVEEAKEKRAKLDSMVHYDSAIASLSVQLGTDASGFDPDGQLPPIPETNASKSGRQRLVDAAARDKLTVRQLAQRVGGYGGLSFVGTPQTIADQMEEWLMSRGSDGFNIMFPFLPAGLDDFVDKVVPELQRRGIFRKEYEGKTLRENLGLPRPKNRFFEG; encoded by the coding sequence ATGGCACAACGGCAACTCAAGCTCGGCGCGTTCATGCGGCCGGTCTCCATCCACACCGGCGCGTGGCGCTATCCCGGCGCCTGGCCCGATGCCAATTTCAATTTCCCGCGTATCAAGCAACTGATCCAGAAGCTCGAAGCCGGCAAGTTCGACGCGTTCTTCATGGCCGATCATCTGGCCGTGCTGAACATGCCGATCAATGCGCTCAAGCGCAGCCACACGGTCACTTCGTTCGAGCCGTTCACGCTGTTGTCGGCGCTATCAGCCGTGACGGAACATATCGGCCTGATCGCGACGGGATCGACGACCTTCGACGAGCCCTATCATGTCGCCCGGCGCTTTGCCTCGCTCGATCACATCTCAGGTGGCCGCGCGGGCTGGAATATCGTCACCACTTCCAATCCGGATGCAGCGCTCAATTTCGGGCTCGACGATCACATGGAGCACGCCGAGCGCTACAAACGGGCGCGCGAGTTTTATGACGTGGTGACGGGTCTGTGGGATTCCTTTGCCGATGACGCCTTCGTGCGCGACGTCGAACAAGGCCTCTATTTCGATCCCGCCAAGATGCACGTGCTCAATCACAAGGGCAAATATCTCTCCGTGCGCGGGCCGCTCAACATCGCCCGCCCCGTGCAGGGCTGGCCGCTGATCGTGCAGGCCGGCGCGTCCGAGGACGGCAAGCAGCTCGCGGCGGAAACCGCGGAGGCCGTATTCACCGGCGGCGGCAGCCTCGCCGACGGGCAGAAGCTTTATGCCGACATCAAGGGCCGCATGGAGAAGATCGGCCGCGATCCGGAGCACCTGAAGATCCTGCCCGGTGCCTTCGTCATCGTCGGCGACAGCGTCGAGGAAGCCAAGGAGAAAAGGGCCAAGCTCGACAGCATGGTGCATTACGACAGCGCCATCGCTTCGCTCTCGGTGCAGCTCGGCACCGACGCCTCCGGCTTCGATCCTGACGGCCAGTTGCCGCCGATCCCCGAAACCAACGCCAGCAAGAGCGGCCGCCAGCGCCTGGTCGATGCCGCTGCGCGCGACAAGCTGACGGTGCGCCAGCTCGCCCAGCGCGTCGGCGGCTATGGCGGACTGTCATTCGTCGGCACGCCGCAAACCATCGCCGACCAGATGGAGGAATGGCTGATGAGCCGCGGCAGCGACGGTTTTAACATCATGTTCCCGTTCCTCCCGGCGGGATTGGACGATTTCGTCGACAAGGTGGTGCCGGAACTGCAGCGGCGCGGGATTTTCCGCAAAGAGTATGAGGGCAAGACGCTGCGGGAGAATTTGGGGCTGCCGAGGCCGAAAAACCGGTTCTTTGAAGGTTAA
- a CDS encoding response regulator, whose amino-acid sequence MAKTVLIVEDNELNMKLFRDLLEAHGYQTSGTSNGFEALDLVRKLRPDLILMDIQLPQVSGLEVTRWIKDDPELRAIPVVAVTAFAMKGDEERIREGGCEAYLSKPISVGKFIETVRRFIG is encoded by the coding sequence ATGGCGAAAACCGTCCTGATCGTGGAGGACAACGAGCTCAATATGAAGCTCTTTCGCGATCTGTTGGAAGCGCATGGCTATCAAACCTCCGGCACCAGCAATGGTTTCGAGGCGCTCGATCTCGTCCGCAAGCTGCGCCCTGATCTGATCCTGATGGATATCCAGCTTCCGCAGGTGTCGGGCCTCGAAGTGACGCGCTGGATCAAGGACGATCCGGAGTTGCGCGCCATTCCGGTGGTTGCCGTCACCGCGTTTGCGATGAAGGGCGATGAAGAGCGCATCCGCGAAGGCGGCTGCGAGGCGTATCTGTCCAAACCAATTTCCGTCGGCAAGTTTATTGAAACCGTACGGCGTTTTATCGGGTAG
- the topA gene encoding type I DNA topoisomerase, with amino-acid sequence MNIVIVESPAKAKTINKYLGASYEVLASFGHVRDLPAKNGSVDPDANFQMIWEVDPKAAGRLNDIAKALKGASRLILATDPDREGEAISWHVLEVMKEKRALKDQKIERVVFNAITKQAVTDAMKAPRQIDGALVDAYMARRALDYLVGFTLSPVLWRKLPGARSAGRVQSVALRLVCDRELEIEKFVPREYWSLVATLTTPRGDSFEARLVGADGKKIQRLDIGSGAEAEGLKKAIEAANFTVSTVEAKPARRNPQAPFTTSTLQQEASRKLGFAPAHTMRIAQRLYEGIDIGGETTGLITYMRTDGVQIDGSAITQARKVIGEDYGNAYVPDAPRQYQTKAKNAQEAHEAIRPTDLSRRPAEMRRRLDPDQAKLYELIWIRTIASQMESAELERTTVDIAAKAGSRVLELRASGQVIKFDGFLALYQEGKDDDGDDEDSRRLPAMSEGEALKRQALAVTQHFTEPPPRFSEASLVKRMEELGIGRPSTYASILQVLKDRGYVKLEKKRLHGEDKGRVVVAFLENFFSRYVEYDFTAALEEQLDRISNNEISWQQVLQDFWIGFIGAVNDIKDLRVAEVLDALDDMLGPHIYPPRADGGDIRQCPTCGTGRLNLKAGKFGAFVGCSNYPECRYTRPLAADSEASADRVLGKDPETDFDVTVKAGRFGPYIQLGEQKDYPEGEKPKRAGIPKNMSPGDMELDLALKLLSLPREIGKHPETGHPITAGIGRFGPFVRHEKTYASLEAGDEVFDIGLNRAVTLIAEKIAKGPSGRRFGADPGKPLGEHPSLGGVAVKNGRYGAYVTAGGVNATIPSDKTPETITLAEAIALIDERAAKGGGKPKRGAKKAAPKKAATKTASKAADPDAPKPAKKAPAKKPAAKPKSEAVSKARAPVASAAKTSAAKPAAPKTPAKKRAGKARG; translated from the coding sequence ATGAATATCGTCATCGTGGAGTCGCCGGCGAAAGCCAAGACGATCAATAAGTATTTGGGCGCCTCCTACGAGGTTCTGGCCTCGTTCGGCCATGTCCGCGACCTGCCCGCCAAGAACGGTTCCGTCGATCCGGACGCCAATTTTCAGATGATCTGGGAGGTCGATCCCAAGGCGGCCGGCCGGCTCAACGACATCGCCAAGGCCTTGAAGGGCGCCAGCCGACTGATTCTCGCAACCGACCCTGATCGCGAGGGCGAAGCGATCTCCTGGCACGTGCTGGAGGTGATGAAAGAGAAGCGCGCGCTGAAGGATCAGAAGATCGAGCGCGTGGTGTTCAACGCAATCACCAAGCAAGCGGTGACCGATGCCATGAAGGCGCCGCGCCAAATCGACGGCGCGCTGGTCGACGCCTATATGGCGCGTCGCGCGCTGGACTATCTGGTCGGCTTCACGCTCTCCCCCGTGCTCTGGCGCAAACTGCCGGGCGCGCGCTCGGCCGGCCGCGTGCAGTCGGTCGCGCTGCGTCTGGTCTGCGACCGCGAACTCGAAATCGAAAAATTCGTCCCGCGCGAATACTGGTCGCTGGTCGCGACCCTGACCACGCCGCGCGGCGACAGCTTTGAGGCGCGCCTCGTCGGCGCCGACGGCAAGAAGATCCAGCGGCTCGACATCGGCTCGGGCGCCGAAGCCGAAGGCCTCAAGAAGGCCATTGAAGCGGCGAACTTCACGGTTTCGACCGTCGAAGCAAAACCCGCGCGCCGCAATCCGCAGGCCCCCTTCACGACCTCGACGCTGCAGCAGGAAGCCAGCCGCAAGCTCGGCTTTGCGCCGGCGCACACCATGCGGATCGCGCAGCGCCTCTATGAAGGCATCGACATCGGCGGCGAGACCACCGGCCTCATTACCTATATGCGAACCGACGGCGTGCAGATCGACGGCTCGGCGATCACCCAAGCCCGCAAGGTGATCGGCGAGGATTACGGCAACGCCTATGTCCCCGACGCGCCGCGGCAGTACCAGACCAAGGCCAAGAACGCGCAGGAGGCGCACGAAGCGATCCGCCCGACTGATCTGTCGCGCCGGCCCGCCGAGATGCGCCGCCGCCTCGATCCCGATCAGGCGAAACTCTATGAGCTGATCTGGATCCGCACCATTGCGAGCCAGATGGAATCGGCCGAACTCGAACGCACCACCGTGGATATCGCGGCGAAAGCCGGCTCCCGCGTGCTGGAGCTGCGCGCTTCGGGCCAGGTCATCAAGTTCGACGGCTTCCTCGCACTCTATCAGGAAGGCAAGGACGACGACGGTGACGACGAGGATTCCCGCCGCCTCCCCGCCATGAGCGAAGGCGAAGCCTTGAAGCGGCAGGCGCTTGCCGTCACCCAGCATTTCACGGAGCCGCCGCCGCGCTTCTCGGAGGCCTCGCTGGTCAAGCGGATGGAAGAGCTCGGTATCGGCCGTCCCTCGACCTACGCCTCGATCCTGCAGGTCCTGAAAGATCGCGGCTACGTCAAGCTGGAGAAGAAGCGGCTGCATGGCGAGGACAAGGGTCGCGTCGTGGTCGCGTTCCTCGAAAACTTTTTCTCGCGCTATGTGGAGTATGACTTCACCGCCGCGCTGGAAGAACAGCTCGACCGCATCTCCAACAACGAGATTTCCTGGCAGCAGGTGCTGCAGGATTTCTGGATCGGCTTCATCGGCGCGGTTAACGACATCAAGGATCTGCGCGTCGCCGAGGTGCTGGATGCGCTCGACGACATGCTGGGCCCGCACATCTATCCGCCACGCGCCGACGGCGGCGACATCAGGCAGTGCCCGACCTGCGGCACTGGCCGGCTCAATCTGAAGGCCGGCAAGTTCGGCGCATTCGTCGGCTGCTCGAACTATCCGGAGTGCCGCTATACCCGTCCGCTGGCCGCCGACTCCGAGGCGAGCGCCGACCGCGTTCTCGGCAAGGATCCCGAAACCGACTTCGACGTCACGGTAAAGGCCGGCCGCTTCGGCCCCTACATCCAACTCGGCGAGCAGAAGGACTATCCCGAGGGCGAAAAGCCCAAACGCGCCGGCATCCCGAAGAACATGTCGCCCGGCGACATGGAGCTCGATCTGGCGCTGAAGCTGCTGTCGCTGCCGCGTGAGATCGGCAAGCATCCGGAAACCGGCCACCCGATTACCGCCGGCATCGGCCGCTTCGGCCCGTTTGTGCGTCACGAGAAGACTTATGCGAGCCTGGAGGCCGGCGACGAGGTGTTCGACATCGGCCTCAACCGCGCGGTGACGCTGATCGCGGAAAAGATCGCAAAAGGCCCGAGCGGCCGCCGCTTCGGCGCCGATCCCGGCAAACCGCTCGGCGAGCATCCGAGCCTTGGCGGAGTAGCTGTCAAGAACGGCCGCTATGGCGCCTATGTCACCGCAGGCGGTGTCAACGCCACGATCCCGAGCGACAAGACGCCGGAGACGATCACGCTGGCCGAAGCCATCGCGCTGATCGACGAACGCGCCGCCAAAGGCGGCGGCAAGCCGAAACGCGGCGCCAAGAAGGCCGCACCGAAGAAGGCCGCTACCAAGACTGCCAGCAAGGCTGCCGATCCCGATGCGCCGAAGCCCGCCAAGAAGGCGCCGGCGAAGAAGCCGGCAGCGAAGCCGAAATCGGAGGCCGTGAGCAAGGCGCGCGCGCCGGTCGCCTCCGCCGCCAAGACATCGGCGGCGAAGCCCGCTGCACCCAAGACGCCCGCGAAAAAGCGCGCGGGCAAGGCGCGAGGATAA
- a CDS encoding NUDIX hydrolase, translated as MNDAATAVKEEKEADHHPYFRPKDAATLILIDRSGDKPKVLVGKRHDKVVFMPGKYVFPGGRVDKSDNRIPVAAPISPELEANLLKGSPKIAPSRARALAVAAIREACEETGLCLGCKVDKPVKLDGAWKPFAEAGLLPDPSGLFLIARAITPPGRVRRFDTRFFTADASAIAHRVEGVVHADAELVELVWVEIGSQPLADAHAMTKNVLAELDRRLATGPLRHDAPVPFFHFYGGKMQKDVLGA; from the coding sequence ATGAACGACGCCGCGACCGCCGTAAAAGAAGAAAAAGAAGCCGATCACCATCCCTATTTCCGGCCCAAGGATGCAGCGACGCTGATCCTGATCGACCGCTCCGGCGACAAGCCGAAAGTTCTGGTCGGCAAGCGCCACGACAAGGTGGTGTTCATGCCCGGCAAATATGTTTTTCCCGGAGGCCGCGTCGACAAGTCGGACAACCGCATCCCCGTGGCTGCGCCGATTTCCCCGGAGCTCGAGGCCAACCTGCTCAAGGGCAGTCCGAAGATTGCACCATCGCGGGCGCGCGCGCTGGCGGTTGCTGCGATCCGCGAGGCCTGCGAGGAAACCGGGCTCTGCCTCGGATGCAAGGTCGACAAACCCGTGAAACTCGACGGAGCCTGGAAGCCGTTTGCGGAAGCAGGCCTCTTACCCGATCCGTCGGGCCTGTTCCTGATCGCACGCGCGATCACCCCGCCTGGCCGCGTCCGCCGTTTTGATACGCGCTTCTTCACGGCCGATGCGTCTGCCATCGCCCATCGCGTCGAAGGCGTTGTTCACGCCGATGCCGAACTGGTGGAGTTGGTGTGGGTCGAGATCGGCTCGCAGCCGCTCGCCGACGCGCACGCCATGACCAAGAACGTGCTCGCCGAACTCGACCGTCGGCTCGCGACCGGCCCCTTGCGCCACGACGCGCCGGTGCCGTTCTTTCACTTCTACGGCGGCAAGATGCAGAAGGACGTGCTGGGGGCGTAA
- a CDS encoding serine hydrolase domain-containing protein, whose product MEDLKVTANGYDFEPARAAMQRYIDNNLLSGISWAVMVGRDLVDVNCVGCADKEAQTSLRTDHIFRVFSNTKLITSCAVLLLFEEGKLRLDDAIEKFIPQLGNRKVLRPGASSLDDTEPAKSSITIRQLLSHSSGLSYGFFDPGTAIYKALNERGVHNPMTTLADMVDVLAGLPLIYQPGTSWEYSLATDVLGRLIEVISGQSFDKFIQARILGPLGMVDTGFVVPAKDQGRLVAYYAGADLMEPMKPGLTRTDNSPFPGAYLRPIARLSGGGGLVSTLPDMVALIRSLLPGGPTCSSPRRSR is encoded by the coding sequence ATGGAAGACCTGAAAGTGACCGCAAACGGTTACGACTTCGAACCGGCACGCGCGGCCATGCAGCGCTATATCGACAACAACCTGCTGTCAGGCATTTCCTGGGCGGTCATGGTCGGGCGCGACCTCGTCGACGTGAATTGCGTCGGCTGTGCCGACAAGGAAGCGCAGACGTCGCTCCGCACCGATCACATCTTCCGCGTCTTCTCCAACACCAAGCTGATCACCTCCTGCGCCGTGCTCTTGCTGTTCGAGGAAGGAAAACTCAGGCTCGACGACGCAATCGAAAAGTTCATTCCGCAGCTCGGAAATCGCAAGGTGCTGCGGCCCGGCGCCAGCTCGCTGGATGACACCGAGCCTGCGAAGAGCTCGATCACCATCCGTCAGTTGCTCAGCCACAGCTCCGGCCTGAGCTACGGCTTCTTCGATCCCGGTACCGCCATCTACAAGGCGCTCAACGAGCGCGGCGTTCACAATCCCATGACGACGCTCGCCGACATGGTGGACGTGCTGGCCGGCCTGCCGCTGATCTATCAGCCGGGCACGTCGTGGGAGTATTCGCTGGCCACCGACGTGCTGGGGCGACTGATCGAAGTCATCAGCGGCCAGAGTTTCGACAAGTTCATCCAAGCGCGCATTCTGGGTCCGCTCGGCATGGTCGATACCGGCTTCGTCGTGCCGGCAAAGGATCAGGGCCGGCTCGTCGCCTATTACGCCGGTGCGGACCTGATGGAGCCGATGAAGCCGGGATTGACCCGAACCGACAACTCGCCCTTCCCCGGCGCTTATCTGCGCCCGATCGCAAGGCTGAGCGGCGGCGGCGGCCTGGTTTCAACCTTGCCAGACATGGTCGCGCTGATCCGAAGCCTGCTGCCCGGCGGGCCGACCTGCTCAAGCCCGAGACGATCGCGCTGA
- a CDS encoding TetR/AcrR family transcriptional regulator, protein MATLPAKPAMKERILETADRLFYLQGIRAVGVDTIAAEIGISKRTLYNHFPSKDALISAYLARRFVAPRPSDKSPVEQILGTFDSLERRFSAKDFRGCPFVNAVAELGEDQSVRKVAVEFKESRRLWFRGLLVQLGIRQADALATQLALLVDGSIAQDLVRNDPAMARAAKEAATVLLRNAGVKVGASGAAEKRARRRRS, encoded by the coding sequence ATGGCTACCCTGCCCGCCAAACCGGCGATGAAGGAACGGATTCTGGAAACCGCGGATAGGCTGTTCTATCTGCAGGGAATTCGCGCGGTCGGCGTCGACACTATCGCGGCCGAAATCGGCATCAGCAAACGCACGCTCTACAATCATTTCCCGTCCAAGGACGCGCTGATATCGGCCTATCTGGCGCGGCGCTTCGTGGCGCCGCGGCCATCCGACAAGTCGCCGGTCGAACAGATTCTCGGCACCTTCGATTCGCTGGAGCGGCGCTTTTCGGCGAAAGATTTTCGCGGCTGTCCCTTCGTCAACGCGGTGGCCGAACTCGGCGAGGATCAGTCGGTCCGAAAGGTTGCGGTCGAGTTCAAGGAAAGCCGCCGCCTCTGGTTTCGCGGCCTGCTGGTACAACTCGGCATCCGCCAAGCGGACGCGCTGGCGACGCAGCTCGCTCTGCTCGTCGACGGCTCGATCGCCCAGGATCTCGTCCGCAACGACCCCGCGATGGCGCGCGCGGCAAAGGAAGCCGCAACGGTGCTACTCAGGAATGCGGGGGTGAAGGTGGGTGCTAGCGGCGCCGCGGAGAAGCGTGCGAGAAGACGTCGGTCATGA
- a CDS encoding winged helix-turn-helix transcriptional regulator — translation MVKRTSFEHDDCPIARSLDAIGDWWSMLIIREALFGISRFSEFQKRLGLAKNILTVRLRALVDQGILKTAPASDGSAYQEYLLTQKGRGVFPVLVALRQWSEEFDEHPEEIATILVDKEEGKPVRKLELYSQDGRLLSAGDTALKPRAVVKQGGRVTA, via the coding sequence ATGGTGAAACGAACGAGCTTTGAGCATGACGATTGCCCGATCGCGCGCTCGCTGGATGCGATCGGCGACTGGTGGTCGATGCTGATCATTCGCGAGGCGCTGTTTGGCATCAGCCGCTTCAGCGAATTCCAGAAGAGATTGGGGCTTGCCAAGAACATCCTCACGGTGCGGCTGCGCGCGCTGGTCGACCAGGGCATTCTGAAAACCGCGCCCGCTTCCGACGGCAGCGCGTATCAGGAATATCTGCTTACGCAGAAAGGCCGTGGCGTCTTCCCTGTCCTGGTCGCCCTGCGGCAATGGAGCGAGGAATTCGACGAGCACCCGGAAGAGATCGCCACCATCCTGGTCGACAAGGAAGAGGGTAAGCCGGTTCGCAAACTCGAACTCTATTCGCAGGATGGGCGACTATTGAGTGCGGGGGATACCGCGCTGAAGCCACGGGCGGTGGTGAAGCAAGGCGGGCGGGTCACGGCGTAG
- a CDS encoding DUF3572 domain-containing protein gives MKKPVHNPREVAEIVAVQALSFIAGDPERLGLFLAETGIGPETLRTAAADPQFLASVLDFVMRDDATVKAFASASQLHPTNIAAARQVLGDPHWERDVP, from the coding sequence TTGAAAAAGCCTGTTCACAACCCCCGCGAAGTGGCTGAAATCGTTGCGGTTCAGGCGCTGAGTTTTATTGCCGGCGATCCTGAGAGGCTAGGCTTGTTCCTGGCTGAAACCGGCATCGGTCCGGAGACACTGCGCACTGCCGCGGCCGACCCGCAATTTCTGGCCTCGGTGCTGGATTTTGTGATGCGGGACGACGCAACGGTGAAGGCATTTGCGAGCGCCTCGCAACTACACCCGACCAACATCGCCGCCGCCCGTCAGGTGCTCGGCGATCCGCATTGGGAGCGCGACGTGCCGTGA